Genomic segment of Arachis hypogaea cultivar Tifrunner chromosome 16, arahy.Tifrunner.gnm2.J5K5, whole genome shotgun sequence:
TTTTGTGTTGCTATATTTCACATGCAAGAATATCTACCTGCGAATGGAATCTGCAAGAACATGTAGGCAAACTGAATGGTTATTCATATCTTCAGCATTTCTGTAAGCTGGAAGACAGATTCGAGAAGAATCAGATAAAGATTCAAGGTTCGAAAGGAATCCATGCATGAACATCCATACAAAATGATGAAAGGTTACATCAAGAAAATGTTAAACattcaaggaaatactaaccAAGATTAATCCGAGCATAGTTCCGAAAGAACCACACACCGATAAGATTCACAATTAAATTGGTAACCGCAGAAACAATTAAGTAATGCCTGCAAACAAAACATGGTCAGCATAAAATCGTCagggagaaaaaaaataaaaaaaagcgtCCCCAGATACAGAGAAAAAGGCAAGCAGTGTGACTTACTTGTGCTCTGATTCATCTTGTATGAATGCATGGAGTGCTTCAACTGCTAGGGAGAATGACATAAACAAAAGAAACAGCTGTCTACACAAGCAGCAGAAAATGAAAATTGAATATGTTAGTGCATATGACAATATTTCCTTTTACCATGCAAAACTATCTAGCATCTTATATTAGTGAGGGTTAAACTGGGTCTCAACTCAACAAGACTATATTAGGAGGCAAAAGGTTGTTGAAAAATGGTCATCACTTTTGTTACATGAGGATCATTCTGTAAATTAATGATAGCATCAGGCAACCAATTAACTATAATGCAAAGGAAACAACTGCATAAGACAGCAGTAATGGAAATGGGGAATACTTACGGCATTGGTGAATGCAGACAAAACTTCTAGCCTTTTATATCTGAAATGAATGCACCACATTAGTTATGCTCATAATTaggtatttgaaatttgaaattattaaccaagaaagtaaataagagtTCAAATAATGTGTAACACACAGACAAAGTTCCAGTTATGAGTGAATCCACCATTAATTAACTGTTGGACAAATACATAATCTTGCATGATGCAAGCACAGACAAGAAGACACATGggataaatttttaatagtgCATGAGATGCATTACAGGCACACCTAGACACATGGCCATGAAAAACTTCAAAGTCCAACAGATGTCAGTATAACCACAGCCATCTTCAACAAATCCATCTCTTTGTTGTCCAAAAATAGTTTAAAACTCCAACTCTAACATTATATGAGAACTAGCTCATGgtataaaattaagaataactaTGTTCATGAAAAGATAAACACATCACTCAAATGTTTCACAATGCACAACTTTGTCATACAAATTCAAACATACCTTACTAATTCTACAAAGTGAATGTTTGATACTACCAAGagtttttctatttttccttttgctcTTTACCAATGTGAAGAACATACTTCACAGTTTACACACGAAAATACTCACACACTACATAATGAAGGATGTATTTACCCATAAGTATATTCTCGATCAGGTTTGTTCCTTGATGCAGCCATAACAAATAGAGAAAATGTCAAAAGACCACATCCAAAAGTCAAATGAAACGCATCAGACACCAgacctgaaaaaaaaaaataaaggaaccgAGGGTCCAACTTTAACAAAATTGAGCTCTGCATAAAATCATATATCATAAAATCTCACAAAAACTCACACAGAATCTTACCAACACGGCCAGTGAAGAGGCCAAAGAGCAACTCAACAGTAGAGTAGGCCACATTCAAAGAGATCATCAAAAAGAGTCTCTTCATGTACCTATGACCAGACCTAATATTCCTAAACACACCAAAAACGAAGGAAGGAAAAGACGATCTTTCCGTGGACCCAGTGAGCTTGTCGTAACGGTGCACCGGGTTGGGAATGTCTATGCTGGAATCAGTTCGGGACAAAAAAGGTCTCCCCGAATCGACGGCAATCGGCGTATGAGGCTGCTGCTGCTGTTGGAACGAAGTTTGCCGCGAAAACGCGAACCTTCGATCGCTGCCGGTACCGAACCCGAAATCGCCGTTCATGGAGCTCCGTGGTGAGTCTCGAGCTTCCATCTTCGGGTCCCAGAAACGAAACCGGATAAAGATCCGAACTTCGGAGTTTGGAGGAAAAGATACTGATTCTGAATCAGCTGGGTTGTTTCATCTGGTAACGAACAAAGGTAGAGGCTTTCgatttttggggggggggggaggcGTGTTTGGAAAAACGGGTTTCTTTGTGATTGGGATTAGGGAGAgttcattgtttttctttttcgtttttgctGGAACTGAACATCACAGATGAATTGAAGCACAAGTCAAAAGTAAACTAAAGaaaatttcttttttctatttatgttttatttatttttcagacTTTCAATGAGGTGCGCAAAAGCCCCACACCGGTGGGATTGAGTTGCAAGTTTATTCTACTCTTACTATAAAAGTTGGCTTGTGTAGCCTTTCCCCTGTGCTGTGGTTTCTTAATCTGGCATCTAATTGGCCTTGTCCATCTCTTAAATTTTCCTTTGATGATTTTGTTACTTCTATTTCTAACTTGGTTGAAAACCAAATGATGAATTTGGATTTATATTTTCTCACGACGGTCGTCTGAGATTTCACTTTGATGTATATAATCCAATGGTTCTGATGGTTTTCAATCTTATTACGATGTATGCTTCAAGAAGAGTTCATTTTGGCCTTTAAAGATGCCAATTGATGTAGGAAGTTTATTTCAGTTTAAGGTCAACTTACCATACCAGCCTCTCTCATACCTAACGTACTAAGTTACTAGCCTATAAAAAGATTCTCTTTAGCAAAAGATTAAGCCATAATTATATTATTTGCTTATTCATGCAGGCTAAAGAATGTAGCTTCAAGAATTGGCTTCTTTGTACAGAGAAATTCTTCGAAAAGAATTTGATTTATCTAAATCAACATGTGTGTTTACAATTCCAATAGAGGTACAATAGTTGTCAATCTTTGTTCTAAAGTACTAGTTAAGGGTGAGCATGATTGCAACTACACATTTTGAGAACATCCCTTGACGAAGTTAAGAGTGATCATGAACTGCAACATTTCTTCCTTACGTTGAAACAGCTGCTCATCATAACAATGGTGGGGTTAAGAGAGTAATTCGGGTAATTTCTGTTCTGTCTGACATAACAAAAACAAAAGTATTGGGCCACTGCAAGAGACAAAGAACACCAGATTTTTCAACTTGCAATCTTCAGATATCCAGAATGTACTGCAACAAACAAAATGATTGATTAAAGCAAGACTGTGGATGTATCATCACTGAATCATGATGAAAGATTTGTAAGAATGATGTAATGCTAGTTGGGTGTTTAGGAGTTAATTATTGACAACAATTAAAATACGTAAAGAAATGTCTGAAAATACATATGATGGTATACAGGGTTTACATGAAATGCCATAGGGAATTTACCTTCTCACAAGTGCATATGATGATCCAATGTATAGGCATGAATATCTGAAGGACTCGTACCGGGCCTAATAACAACCATCGGATTGAAATCAAGCAGCATGATCAAGAATTTCAGAAATATTCCATCAAACAGTTTACACAAGCCTTGTACTACCAAACAAGTAAAGAGCAGTAGTTACATACTACACTTAAGCATACaagatcatcttcaaaagaaAACTCACTGATTTCACGTGTCTGCAAAAAATATGACGATGCATAGCGCAAAGTCATGTAAAGATTGACTAGTTCATTTTGTGCAATTTTGCTAATCATGAGACAACCCAATCCACACAACTAGTTGAGATCCATGTACTTAAGAAGGCCAACATAACTTTATCCAAATGACATTATCATTGCTTTCTAAAATAATATTCTTTCTTCTCTCAAATAAATGATGCATAAGATTCTGAAGGAAACATAGTGTATTTGGGAAGAAAATACCTTTTGTTGATGATGCCATAATGGAATTTAGGTTTTCCAGCCTTAACATCCTCAACATACTGCAGCCACGACCCACGAACAACATGAGATGCACAGTATGAGTGTGCAAAgaccaaaagaataaaaaatgaaagtaaaagCAGCCCAAGTCTAGAAATATGTGAATCATACCAAACTTAAGGTAACCACCATTGATGAAAAGGATAGAGAATTGATAGGTATTTCATCAACCGGAAATAGTTGGCATTCTGATGATTCTGGACCCGGTGAAAAGTGGGGTGTCTTCAGTTTTGCTAAGAATATCATATAAGTCTGCCTCAAACATGCCATAATCATTATCAAATTCTTAAACTAGAAAAGTGAATatccataaataaataaataaggagataAATCAAAGCTTCTGTCTCACTTGACCGATTAAAGGAATATCCAATTGAGCAAACGGAGAAATAACTTCCACATCAGCGTTTGCTTCTTCCCTCGTTTCCCTTATAGCACCTTCCACAGCTGATTCTCCAATTTCCAAATAACCAGCAGGAAGCGTCCTTATTGACACCAAAATATGGAATTGAATTAACATAGCTCCTATGAGATAAGGAAAAAGCTTCATGCTTACAGTGAATGCATTAGCATCTTTAACATACATACATGGTTCTGGGGAAAATCATGTAATATGAATGAGATCAGAATCAATGTAAATAGACTGTTCAAAAATTCCATTCCTACCAAAGGCCATGAGATGGTTGAATATTCCTCTTGCAAAGAAGGACCTTGTTATCATGATCGATGAGGCAACCGACTACCTACTTCGCCAGCCAAAAATTACGTCACATTCATAAGCAAGTAATTAGTGTTTTGCTTTTTTTATGAACGCAATGAATGGAATACGTGCCCGTGTGTATTAAATAATTCTTTTCTGGACATCAGTCAGAGAATTCATTAAAGCAATAAGGCATGCTATATGTATATATCTTAACCTCCATCAACACATCACATCGCCTCCAAAATAAATCCTAAAGCTTATAGTAAGTGACATCAAAAGGAAGCTGATAAGCTAATTCAGGTAGGTACCATTTTTGGATTCTGATAAGCAATCTTCCCACAAAGTGTACAAATGGCTCTCAATTTTTCTTCTCCATCAGGTATATCATGCTTTGTTGGACCACCACACCACTGACAGAACTTGATGTTTCGAACACCCTAAGTTGTTATGCGACAAAGCTAAATCAATTATGAACTATGTAGATACATGCTCTCGCATAAGATCTTAATACTTGTGACTAGTTGCAACAACAACATATCTTGTACAAATGCGAAATGGAATATTATAAAATCAGCTCTGCACCTATCAACCCCTCATCCCAATTCTCTCAAAAGATCCAATCTTTGAAAtttaaattgacagaatctttaGCATTAGGaaagggtaaaaaaaaaaagcgagagaGAAAACTCACAGCAGAATGAAGTAGTGGTGggggtggtggtgatgatgaagcGTGAAAGGGAGTGAATCGAAGCCTGCGAGGTCGGGGCGTGGAAGAATCGATGGAAGGGTATGGGATTGGGGAGAATGAGGAAAAGGGTTTGGAATTGAAAGAAGATGAAATAGAAATGAAGGAAAGGGATTGTTTGAGGCTCCAACAACGGAGGGTAACACACCCACGTATCTGAATAGCTTTCAGCATTCTTCTGCTTCTCTCAAAGGATCAAAGGTTCTATTTTGGAACCCACACCATTCAATGTTCTTCTTCTCCTGCTACTACTTCATGCTTCATACATACCAAAGCCTTTTCTCATCTGCTACACTCACGCCAATCCCAAATTTCggataaattttgtaattatttaattttattgaagGGTTAACAATATAACCATAACCCCCAAACCAACGGTTGGTTGAAGGAATAGTTAGTTGCACTATCGAATCATTACATACACAAAGCAAGATTCGAATTCTAACAACTAGTTGAACTGACGAATAAATTAGTTACTCGACCAACTCAAGCAAGATTCGAATTCTAACTAGTTGAACTGACAAATAAATTAGTCACTCGACCAACTCAAGTTAGTTCTAATCAATGAATTTGTTAGTATCGGATCaatcaaagtaaaaaaaataagccTGAATATTCAAATGTGGTTATCaattaaacccaaaaaaaaaagtttttagaaGTTTCTCTTTCAACCATAATCCCTCCCTCATTTTGTAGGATTTGACtttctttaaattatttttt
This window contains:
- the LOC112754993 gene encoding metal tolerance protein C2, with the protein product MEARDSPRSSMNGDFGFGTGSDRRFAFSRQTSFQQQQQPHTPIAVDSGRPFLSRTDSSIDIPNPVHRYDKLTGSTERSSFPSFVFGVFRNIRSGHRYMKRLFLMISLNVAYSTVELLFGLFTGRVGLVSDAFHLTFGCGLLTFSLFVMAASRNKPDREYTYGYKRLEVLSAFTNALFLLFMSFSLAVEALHAFIQDESEHKHYLIVSAVTNLIVNLIGVWFFRNYARINLAYRNAEDMNNHSVCLHVLADSIRSAGLILASWLLSIGVQNAEVLCLGLVAAAVFTIVLPLFRATGGVLLQMASPSIPKTALSKCLRQITAQEDVLEVSQARFWELVPGHVVGSLSIQVKKGIDDRPILEFVHGLYHDLGVQDLTVQTDHT
- the LOC112754995 gene encoding nudix hydrolase 23, chloroplastic isoform X1, which gives rise to MLKAIQIRGCVTLRCWSLKQSLSFISISSSFNSKPFSSFSPIPYPSIDSSTPRPRRLRFTPFHASSSPPPPPLLHSAGVRNIKFCQWCGGPTKHDIPDGEEKLRAICTLCGKIAYQNPKMVVGCLIDHDNKVLLCKRNIQPSHGLWTLPAGYLEIGESAVEGAIRETREEANADVEVISPFAQLDIPLIGQTYMIFLAKLKTPHFSPGPESSECQLFPVDEIPINSLSFSSMVVTLSLYVEDVKAGKPKFHYGIINKRPGTSPSDIHAYTLDHHMHL
- the LOC112754995 gene encoding nudix hydrolase 23, chloroplastic isoform X2; this encodes MLKAIQIRGCVTLRCWSLKQSLSFISISSSFNSKPFSSFSPIPYPSIDSSTPRPRRLRFTPFHASSSPPPPPLLHSAVVGCLIDHDNKVLLCKRNIQPSHGLWTLPAGYLEIGESAVEGAIRETREEANADVEVISPFAQLDIPLIGQTYMIFLAKLKTPHFSPGPESSECQLFPVDEIPINSLSFSSMVVTLSLYVEDVKAGKPKFHYGIINKRPGTSPSDIHAYTLDHHMHL